The proteins below come from a single Corylus avellana chromosome ca3, CavTom2PMs-1.0 genomic window:
- the LOC132173722 gene encoding coiled-coil domain-containing protein SCD2-like isoform X1, with translation MDRRRPASPVYARQWSGGSSSTGSSSPAMSPAHPNSRLGPTGFSTVKRTQNAAAKVAAQRLAKVMASQTTTADDDEEDDLEFRFGAGPPPVPSSHSSANSNSNIATSFPAISVARPNRSPSPALGRNIIEHVPSVRSTSTGRPSMSVRSTNLVPPSRSSLRTPMTIPPIDTPTSRNREKRFMPEIGQLNLKDKGDQREASAIRDELDMLQEENEDIINKLRLAEERREQAEARARELEKQVATLGEGVSLEVKLLKKKEEILRQREAALKAAKQTKDGRDDEIAVLRTEVENLKDDAATALEHIREAESEAKALRTMTQRMILTQEEMEEVVLKRCWLARYWGLAVQHGICADIAASKHEHWSSLAPLPFEVVISAGQKAKEESLHRGGNDPDRSKPVRDISDLTGEGNIESMLSVEMGLRELASLKVEDAVVLALAQHRRPNLVRQSALDSKSPGDPKFMEAYELSEEEAEDVLFKAAWLTYFWRRAKVHGVEEDIAEERLQLWISRSGQSPTSHDAVDVERGLLELRKLGIEQQLWEASRKEIDQPPSSEAANHNPNADSDTS, from the exons ATGGATCGGAGGAGGCCTGCGAGTCCGGTGTACGCGAGGCAGTGGAGCGGGGGTTCGAGCAGCACGGGCTCATCATCGCCGGCGATGTCTCCTGCGCACCCGAACTCGCGGCTGGGGCCCACTGGCTTCTCCACTGTCAAGCGCACCCAAAACGCCGCCGCTAAGGTCGCGGCGCAGCGCCTGGCTAAGGTCATGGCGTCGCAGACCACCACTGCTGACGACGACGAGGAAGACGATCTCGAGTTCAGATTCGGAGCCGGGCCTCCACCTGTACCCTCATCTCACTCCAGCGCCAACAGTAATAGTAATATTGCTACTTCTTTTCCTGCGATTTCGGTAGCTCGGCCTAATCGATCTCCGTCACCTGCG TTAGGTCGGAACATAATAGAGCATGTTCCTTCGGTTCGTTCGACATCGACCGGAAGACCATCAATGTCAGTTCGTTCTACGAACTTGGTGCCACCCAGCAGATCCTCACTTAGAACTCCGATGACTATACCTCCGATCGATACTCCTACTAGTAGGAACAGAGAGAAAAG GTTTATGCCAGAGATTGGACAACTCAACTTAAAAGATAAAGGAGATCAGCGTGAAGCTTCTGCAATTCGTGATGAA CTTGATATGCTACAAGAAGAAAATGAGGATATAATCAACAAG CTTAGACTTGCAGAAGAAAGACGTGAGCAAGCAGAGGCCAGAGCTAGGGAGCTTGAGAAACAG GTTGCTACTCTTGGAGAGGGTGTGTCCCTTGAAGTCAAATTGTTGAAAAA GAAGGAAGAAATTTTGCGTCAAAGAGAG GCTGCTCTAAAGGCTGCAAAACAAACCAAGGATGGGAGGGATGATGAGATTGCAGTTCTTCGTACAGAAGTTGAG aACTTAAAAGATGATGCTGCAACAGCTCTGGAACACATTCGAGAAGCAGAATCTGAAGCAAAGGCTCTTCGGACAATGACACAGAGAATGATTTTGACTCAGGAAGAGATG gaggaggtggttcttaaGAGGTGTTGGCTTGCTCGCTACTGGGGTTTAGCTGTACAGCATG GCATATGTGCAGATATAGCAGCGTCAAAGCATGAACATTGGTCGTCTTTAGCCCCTCTACCATTTGAAGTTGTCATTTCTGCTGGACAAAAGGCCAAGGAGGAATCATTGCATAGAG GTGGCAATGATCCAGACAGGAGCAAGCCTGTCAGGGATATTAGTGATCTCACAGGAGAAGGAAATATAGAGAGTATGCTTTCAGTTGAAATGGGCTTGAGGGAACTGGCATctctaaag GTTGAGGATGCAGTTGTGCTAGCCTTGGCCCAACACAGGCGTCCGAATTTGGTTCGGCAGTCCGCTTTAG aTTCCAAATCACCTGGTGATCCTAAGTTTATGGAGGCGTATG AATTAAGTGAAGAGGAGGCAGAAGATGTTCTTTTCAAAGCG GCTTGGCTGACTTACTTTTGGAGAAGAGCTAAGGTACATGGTGTCGAAGAGGATATAGCAGAAGAGCGGCTTCAGTTATGGATCAGCCGTAGTGGGCAATCACCCACTTCACATGATGCTGTGGATG TGGAACGAGGTTTATTGGAGCTGAGAAAGCTTGGGATAGAACAGCAACTTTGGGAAGCATCCCGGAAGGAAATCGATCAGCCTCCTTCTTCTGAAGCTGCTAATCACAATCCCAATGCAGATTCGGATACCTCATGA
- the LOC132173722 gene encoding coiled-coil domain-containing protein SCD2-like isoform X2: protein MSVRSTNLVPPSRSSLRTPMTIPPIDTPTSRNREKRFMPEIGQLNLKDKGDQREASAIRDELDMLQEENEDIINKLRLAEERREQAEARARELEKQVATLGEGVSLEVKLLKKKEEILRQREAALKAAKQTKDGRDDEIAVLRTEVENLKDDAATALEHIREAESEAKALRTMTQRMILTQEEMEEVVLKRCWLARYWGLAVQHGICADIAASKHEHWSSLAPLPFEVVISAGQKAKEESLHRGGNDPDRSKPVRDISDLTGEGNIESMLSVEMGLRELASLKVEDAVVLALAQHRRPNLVRQSALDSKSPGDPKFMEAYELSEEEAEDVLFKAAWLTYFWRRAKVHGVEEDIAEERLQLWISRSGQSPTSHDAVDVERGLLELRKLGIEQQLWEASRKEIDQPPSSEAANHNPNADSDTS from the exons ATGTCAGTTCGTTCTACGAACTTGGTGCCACCCAGCAGATCCTCACTTAGAACTCCGATGACTATACCTCCGATCGATACTCCTACTAGTAGGAACAGAGAGAAAAG GTTTATGCCAGAGATTGGACAACTCAACTTAAAAGATAAAGGAGATCAGCGTGAAGCTTCTGCAATTCGTGATGAA CTTGATATGCTACAAGAAGAAAATGAGGATATAATCAACAAG CTTAGACTTGCAGAAGAAAGACGTGAGCAAGCAGAGGCCAGAGCTAGGGAGCTTGAGAAACAG GTTGCTACTCTTGGAGAGGGTGTGTCCCTTGAAGTCAAATTGTTGAAAAA GAAGGAAGAAATTTTGCGTCAAAGAGAG GCTGCTCTAAAGGCTGCAAAACAAACCAAGGATGGGAGGGATGATGAGATTGCAGTTCTTCGTACAGAAGTTGAG aACTTAAAAGATGATGCTGCAACAGCTCTGGAACACATTCGAGAAGCAGAATCTGAAGCAAAGGCTCTTCGGACAATGACACAGAGAATGATTTTGACTCAGGAAGAGATG gaggaggtggttcttaaGAGGTGTTGGCTTGCTCGCTACTGGGGTTTAGCTGTACAGCATG GCATATGTGCAGATATAGCAGCGTCAAAGCATGAACATTGGTCGTCTTTAGCCCCTCTACCATTTGAAGTTGTCATTTCTGCTGGACAAAAGGCCAAGGAGGAATCATTGCATAGAG GTGGCAATGATCCAGACAGGAGCAAGCCTGTCAGGGATATTAGTGATCTCACAGGAGAAGGAAATATAGAGAGTATGCTTTCAGTTGAAATGGGCTTGAGGGAACTGGCATctctaaag GTTGAGGATGCAGTTGTGCTAGCCTTGGCCCAACACAGGCGTCCGAATTTGGTTCGGCAGTCCGCTTTAG aTTCCAAATCACCTGGTGATCCTAAGTTTATGGAGGCGTATG AATTAAGTGAAGAGGAGGCAGAAGATGTTCTTTTCAAAGCG GCTTGGCTGACTTACTTTTGGAGAAGAGCTAAGGTACATGGTGTCGAAGAGGATATAGCAGAAGAGCGGCTTCAGTTATGGATCAGCCGTAGTGGGCAATCACCCACTTCACATGATGCTGTGGATG TGGAACGAGGTTTATTGGAGCTGAGAAAGCTTGGGATAGAACAGCAACTTTGGGAAGCATCCCGGAAGGAAATCGATCAGCCTCCTTCTTCTGAAGCTGCTAATCACAATCCCAATGCAGATTCGGATACCTCATGA